The following are encoded together in the bacterium genome:
- the hpnK gene encoding hopanoid biosynthesis-associated protein HpnK, whose product MTSPAAASRRLVVSGDDFGAAREVNAGILRAHRAGILTSTSLMVTGDAVAQAVAEARATPSLAVGLHLVLAQGRPAAPPAAIRRLVNARGTFEDTPVLNGFRYAWAWCSRAGRAQLRRELRAQLDAFVATGLPLAHVDGHLNMHLHPLVLPLLLELAPAYGIRAMRLSRESLAAALRWDPRHRLRKTSEGLIFHALAAYAAPRLRAAGIVSTERVYGMHQTGHIDEAYVLHLLATLPPGTSELYCHPAIGQAAVMAPYQGGYDHAGEVAALTSPRVRAALAAADVTLATYPALAAAPRAAPA is encoded by the coding sequence GTGACGTCGCCGGCGGCCGCATCCCGGCGCCTCGTCGTCAGCGGCGACGACTTCGGCGCCGCCCGCGAGGTGAACGCGGGCATCCTGCGCGCCCACCGCGCGGGCATCCTCACCAGCACGAGCCTCATGGTGACCGGCGACGCGGTCGCGCAGGCGGTGGCCGAGGCGCGGGCGACGCCGTCGCTCGCCGTCGGCCTCCACCTCGTGCTCGCACAGGGGCGGCCCGCCGCGCCGCCGGCCGCGATCCGCCGTCTCGTGAACGCGCGCGGCACGTTCGAGGACACCCCGGTGCTGAACGGCTTCCGCTACGCCTGGGCGTGGTGCTCGCGCGCGGGCCGCGCCCAGCTGCGGCGGGAGCTGCGCGCGCAGCTCGACGCCTTCGTCGCGACCGGCCTGCCGCTCGCGCACGTCGACGGCCACCTCAACATGCACCTCCATCCGCTCGTGCTGCCGCTGCTGCTGGAGCTGGCGCCGGCCTACGGCATCCGGGCCATGCGGCTCTCGCGCGAGAGCCTCGCCGCGGCGCTGCGCTGGGACCCGCGCCATCGGCTGCGCAAGACGAGCGAGGGGCTCATCTTCCACGCCCTCGCGGCGTATGCCGCGCCGCGCCTGCGCGCCGCGGGCATCGTCTCGACCGAGCGCGTGTACGGCATGCACCAGACCGGCCACATCGACGAGGCCTACGTGCTCCATCTCCTCGCCACCCTGCCGCCGGGGACGAGCGAGCTCTACTGCCATCCGGCGATCGGGCAGGCGGCGGTGATGGCGCCGTACCAGGGCGGCTACGATCACGCCGGTGAGGTCGCGGCGCTGACGAGCCCGCGCGTCCGCGCCGCGCTCGCGGCGGCGGACGTGACGCTCGCGACCTACCCCGCCCTGGCGGCGGCGCCGCGCGCCGCGCCGGCCTGA
- a CDS encoding polyphosphate kinase 2 family protein, with translation MIPRRIVESLRVEPGKRLHLADRDPGWALTKELRTLGKEAVKERAERILADNLRTLTAAQALLWASNKQAVLMILQGMDAAGKDGIVKHVMSGMNPQGCDVHAFKQPTPEEIDHDFLWRCQKRVPERGRIGIFNRSWYEDVLVLRVHPERVPHGALAGAKSPEKFWEQRYDSIREYERHLARNGTTIVKFFLHISKDEQKRRFLERLDDPDKQWKFSVGDITERGYWDDYQRAYELALSATSTKHAPWYVVPADHKWIARAVVADVLATAIGDLDLAAPRPDKEQKKRLAEAKRSLLAE, from the coding sequence ATGATCCCGCGCCGTATCGTCGAGAGCCTGCGAGTCGAGCCCGGTAAACGTCTACACCTCGCCGATCGCGATCCGGGGTGGGCGCTCACGAAGGAGCTGCGCACGCTCGGCAAGGAGGCGGTGAAGGAGCGCGCCGAGCGCATCCTCGCCGACAACCTGCGGACGCTCACCGCCGCGCAGGCGCTGCTCTGGGCCAGCAACAAGCAGGCCGTCCTCATGATCCTCCAGGGCATGGACGCCGCCGGCAAGGACGGCATCGTGAAGCACGTCATGTCGGGCATGAACCCGCAGGGCTGCGACGTCCACGCCTTCAAGCAGCCGACGCCCGAGGAGATCGACCACGACTTCCTCTGGCGCTGCCAGAAGCGGGTGCCCGAGCGCGGGCGCATCGGCATCTTCAACCGCTCCTGGTACGAGGACGTGCTCGTCCTGCGCGTGCATCCCGAGCGCGTGCCGCACGGCGCGCTCGCCGGAGCCAAGAGTCCCGAGAAGTTCTGGGAGCAGCGCTACGACAGCATCCGCGAGTACGAGCGCCACCTCGCGCGCAACGGCACGACGATCGTCAAGTTCTTCCTGCACATCTCGAAGGACGAGCAGAAGCGCCGCTTCCTCGAGCGCCTCGACGATCCCGACAAGCAGTGGAAGTTCTCCGTCGGGGACATCACCGAGCGCGGGTACTGGGACGACTACCAGCGGGCCTACGAGCTGGCCCTCTCCGCGACCAGCACGAAGCACGCGCCGTGGTACGTCGTGCCCGCCGACCACAAATGGATCGCGCGCGCCGTCGTGGCCGACGTCCTCGCGACGGCGATCGGGGATCTCGATCTCGCGGCGCCGCGGCCCGACAAGGAGCAGAAGAAGCGTCTCGCCGAGGCGAAGCGGTCGCTGCTCGCCGAATGA
- a CDS encoding PAS domain S-box protein, with translation MADANRETAPEPNDLDGDLGAGYRGEIDRALRRGIDITAALFLLLVGISVVLERHYHPDRLEIALRAYAIELAACALAIAAARVKALPPAVPAAALGVTLGLLMQWYGGAIALAPERIALGQVCLTMGLFVLLPWPWRTQLVVSTTLLAGLVLHLLRGGLVETASFSLLAMLAATIVSVWGAWYLDRYRRNLHVRTALLARTSATNTAILEAALDAIVGMDHRGRLTEFNPAAERLFGRRRADVLGRDLADLLLPPVARAAHREGLARHLAGGTSTILGRRLETTALGADGQEVPIELTVSRVHRDGPPTFTATLRDITEQKRADAARRASKRQAEEEAETAAALLHVGETLNAHLNQPDLLERVTWMAVDALGCDWGSAFEWDERTNAFRLRGCVGLRLEVARDLGGTEFTPDTMHGLIDAVRRGILVEIADRDAQPYLAPESLARWEVSSKLVAPIRRGEVTIGLLCVGYRERRGPFSPRQRRLALGIAHATGIALANARLIADLQSASRLKSEFVSTMSHELRTPLNVILGFCEMARDAELPREERDACVARIDGAGRELLDLVESTLEIGRIEAGRDEARLETVRLPALWSELGQSCAGLPHGPTVALEWSPEVPPVSLTTDPRKLSIVLRNLVGNALKFTPRGRVAVAARLDGPALVIEVADTGIGIAPEQRETIFEMFRQADQSDSRRFGGTGLGLYIVRRFVEQMGGRVEVDSTPGAGSTFRVTLPQSASAPPLHHAA, from the coding sequence ATGGCAGACGCGAATCGCGAGACCGCTCCGGAGCCCAACGACCTCGACGGCGATCTGGGCGCCGGCTACCGCGGCGAGATCGACCGCGCCCTGCGTCGCGGCATCGACATCACCGCGGCGCTCTTTCTCCTGCTCGTCGGCATCTCGGTGGTGCTCGAGCGGCACTACCATCCGGATCGCCTCGAGATCGCACTGCGCGCCTATGCGATCGAGCTGGCGGCCTGCGCGCTGGCGATCGCGGCGGCCCGGGTGAAGGCGCTGCCGCCGGCCGTGCCGGCGGCCGCGCTGGGCGTCACCCTCGGGCTCCTCATGCAGTGGTACGGCGGCGCCATCGCGCTCGCGCCCGAACGCATCGCGCTCGGGCAGGTCTGCCTGACGATGGGCCTCTTCGTGCTGCTGCCCTGGCCGTGGCGCACGCAGCTCGTGGTGTCGACGACCCTGCTCGCCGGTCTCGTGCTCCACCTGCTCCGCGGCGGGTTGGTCGAGACCGCGAGCTTCTCGTTGCTCGCGATGCTGGCTGCGACGATCGTCTCCGTATGGGGTGCCTGGTACCTCGACCGCTACCGGCGCAACCTCCACGTCCGCACCGCGCTGCTCGCGCGCACCTCCGCGACCAACACGGCGATCCTCGAGGCCGCCCTCGACGCCATCGTCGGCATGGACCATCGCGGGCGGCTGACGGAGTTCAATCCGGCCGCGGAGCGGCTGTTCGGGCGCCGGCGCGCCGACGTGCTCGGACGCGACCTCGCCGACCTGCTGCTGCCGCCGGTGGCCCGCGCCGCGCACCGCGAAGGCCTGGCGCGCCATCTCGCCGGCGGCACGAGCACGATCCTGGGCCGCCGGCTCGAGACGACGGCGCTCGGTGCCGACGGGCAGGAGGTCCCGATCGAGCTCACCGTCTCGCGCGTCCATCGCGACGGCCCCCCGACGTTCACCGCGACGCTGCGCGACATCACCGAGCAGAAGCGCGCCGACGCCGCACGGCGCGCGTCGAAGCGTCAGGCCGAGGAGGAGGCGGAGACCGCCGCGGCGCTGCTGCACGTCGGCGAGACGCTCAACGCCCATCTCAACCAGCCCGATCTGCTCGAGCGCGTGACGTGGATGGCGGTCGATGCCCTCGGCTGCGATTGGGGCAGCGCGTTCGAGTGGGACGAGCGCACCAACGCCTTCCGCCTGCGCGGCTGCGTCGGCCTGCGGCTCGAGGTCGCGCGGGACCTGGGCGGCACCGAGTTCACGCCGGACACGATGCACGGCCTGATCGACGCGGTTCGGCGCGGCATCCTCGTCGAGATCGCAGACCGCGACGCGCAGCCCTATCTCGCGCCCGAGTCGCTCGCGCGCTGGGAGGTGTCGTCGAAGCTGGTCGCGCCCATCCGCCGGGGCGAGGTCACGATCGGCCTCCTGTGCGTCGGCTACCGCGAGCGGCGCGGGCCGTTCTCGCCGCGGCAGCGGCGCCTGGCGCTCGGCATCGCGCACGCCACCGGCATCGCGCTCGCGAACGCGCGGCTCATCGCCGACCTCCAATCGGCGAGCCGCCTCAAGTCGGAGTTCGTGTCGACGATGTCGCACGAGCTGCGCACGCCGCTGAACGTCATCCTCGGCTTCTGCGAGATGGCGCGCGACGCCGAGCTGCCGCGTGAGGAGCGCGACGCCTGCGTCGCCCGCATCGACGGCGCCGGGCGCGAGCTGCTCGACCTCGTCGAGAGCACGCTCGAGATCGGCCGCATCGAAGCCGGACGCGACGAGGCGCGGCTCGAGACCGTGCGCCTGCCGGCGCTCTGGAGCGAGCTCGGGCAGAGCTGCGCCGGCCTGCCGCACGGGCCTACCGTCGCGCTCGAGTGGAGCCCCGAGGTGCCGCCGGTGTCGCTCACGACCGACCCGCGCAAGCTCTCCATCGTGCTGCGCAACCTCGTCGGCAACGCGCTCAAGTTCACCCCCCGGGGGCGGGTTGCGGTGGCGGCGCGTCTCGACGGGCCGGCGCTGGTGATCGAGGTGGCCGACACCGGCATCGGCATCGCGCCCGAGCAGCGCGAGACGATCTTCGAGATGTTCCGCCAGGCCGACCAGTCCGACTCGCGCCGCTTCGGCGGCACCGGTCTCGGGCTCTACATCGTGCGGCGCTTCGTCGAGCAGATGGGCGGCCGCGTCGAGGTCGACAGCACGCCGGGCGCGGGCTCGACGTTCCGCGTGACCCTGCCGCAGTCGGCGTCGGCGCCGCCGCTGCACCACGCGGCCTAG
- the hpnI gene encoding bacteriohopanetetrol glucosamine biosynthesis glycosyltransferase HpnI yields the protein MTVLVAVVLGCCAIASAYQLFQLVAAHRFFRRARRADRRRPAFRPPVTVLKPLKGPGLDLYANLASFCRQDYPDFQIVCGIDGPDDPAVAVVERLQREFPDVDLVLSIGHEAGTNRKIANLVHMTRHAKHDVLVLSDADIRVRPDYLRSMVAPLVDPQVGLTTCLYRGRGYHGLPSVIESLLINTDSIPMFVTAEWVQGLKNAYGASIAFRREALDAVGGFPALADYLADDYLLGAWIARAGWKLVLLPYVVETVLDSTTIGDVWRHQVRWARTYRAQQALGWFCSVITHAVSWGVLAVVVTGGSRAGWTALGGAIACRLIGLHGIMRLLRERETPRQLWMVPLKDLGYTAIWLVSWLGRDVVWSGQTLRVRPDGSMIAVTPDMPSPLAPQIETEPAQRAAAN from the coding sequence ATGACCGTCCTCGTCGCCGTCGTCCTCGGCTGCTGCGCGATCGCGAGCGCCTACCAGCTGTTCCAGCTGGTGGCCGCGCACCGCTTCTTCCGGCGCGCGCGGCGGGCCGATCGCCGGCGGCCCGCGTTCCGGCCGCCGGTCACGGTCCTGAAGCCGCTGAAGGGCCCCGGCCTCGACCTCTACGCCAACCTCGCCAGCTTCTGCCGGCAGGACTATCCCGACTTCCAGATCGTCTGCGGCATCGACGGCCCGGACGATCCCGCCGTCGCCGTCGTCGAGCGCCTCCAGCGCGAATTCCCCGACGTCGACCTCGTGCTGTCGATCGGCCACGAGGCCGGCACCAACCGCAAGATCGCCAACCTCGTCCACATGACGCGGCACGCGAAGCACGACGTGCTGGTCCTCTCCGACGCCGACATCCGGGTGCGCCCCGACTACCTGCGCTCGATGGTCGCACCGCTCGTCGATCCGCAGGTCGGCCTCACCACCTGCCTCTACCGCGGCCGCGGCTACCACGGCCTGCCGTCGGTCATCGAGTCGCTCCTCATCAACACCGACTCGATCCCGATGTTCGTCACCGCCGAGTGGGTGCAGGGCCTCAAGAACGCGTACGGCGCGTCGATCGCGTTCCGCCGCGAGGCGCTCGACGCCGTCGGCGGCTTCCCCGCCCTCGCCGACTACCTCGCCGACGACTACCTCCTCGGCGCCTGGATCGCGCGCGCCGGGTGGAAGCTCGTGCTGCTCCCCTACGTCGTCGAGACCGTGCTCGACTCGACCACCATCGGCGACGTCTGGCGCCACCAGGTGCGCTGGGCGCGCACCTACCGCGCGCAGCAGGCGCTCGGCTGGTTCTGCTCGGTGATCACCCACGCCGTCAGCTGGGGCGTGCTCGCGGTCGTCGTGACCGGCGGGTCGCGCGCCGGCTGGACCGCGCTCGGCGGTGCGATCGCGTGCCGGCTGATCGGCCTGCACGGCATCATGCGCCTGCTGCGCGAGCGCGAGACGCCGCGCCAGCTCTGGATGGTGCCGCTGAAGGACCTCGGCTACACGGCGATCTGGCTCGTGTCGTGGCTCGGCCGCGACGTCGTATGGAGCGGCCAGACGCTGCGCGTGCGGCCCGACGGCAGCATGATCGCCGTGACGCCGGACATGCCGTCGCCGCTGGCCCCGCAGATCGAGACCGAGCCGGCGCAGCGCGCCGCCGCGAACTGA
- the hpnJ gene encoding hopanoid biosynthesis associated radical SAM protein HpnJ, with product MRTLFLNPPSYDDFDGGAGARYQAKREVWSFWYPTWLSYPAGMLPGSRLLDAPPLHMPADEVVRIAKDFDHVVLHTSTPSFRADVRTAQAIKAAKPDTTIGFVGGHVTARPEESLKYASVIDYIARKEFDLAVVAVAEGRRFADVKGISYLENGVYQHNEEPPPLTTTELDALPFSTDVYARDLDYKKYNSPYCQYPYVSLYTGRGCPARCSFCLWPQVTTGHSYRTRSVENVLEECSHLRRLFPEMKELFFDDDTFTADPKRAVAIAAGLGKLGLTWSTNSRANVDRETLKALKDGGLRLFVVGYESGNEQILKNIRKGVSVERARRFTQDCHDIGILIHGTFIMGLPGETRQTIEQTIRFAQEMQPETLQVSLASPYPGTAMYDWVREHKYLTVDSLVDETGYQKCTVSYPEVSADEIFKAVETFYRRYYFSRRYIWKSIKKMASDPEEAKRLLSEGKQFLGSMWKRRQIAGGAQATA from the coding sequence ATGCGAACCCTCTTCCTCAACCCCCCCTCGTACGACGATTTCGACGGCGGCGCGGGGGCCCGCTACCAGGCGAAGCGGGAGGTCTGGTCGTTCTGGTACCCAACCTGGTTGTCCTACCCGGCCGGCATGCTGCCCGGCTCGCGGCTGCTCGACGCGCCGCCGCTGCACATGCCCGCCGACGAGGTCGTGCGCATCGCGAAGGACTTCGACCACGTCGTCCTGCACACGAGCACCCCGTCGTTCCGCGCCGACGTGCGCACCGCCCAGGCGATCAAGGCCGCCAAGCCGGACACGACGATCGGCTTCGTCGGCGGCCACGTGACGGCGCGCCCCGAGGAGTCGCTCAAGTACGCGAGCGTCATCGACTACATCGCGCGCAAGGAGTTCGACCTCGCGGTGGTGGCGGTGGCCGAAGGCCGCAGGTTCGCCGACGTCAAGGGCATCAGCTACCTCGAGAACGGCGTCTACCAGCACAACGAGGAGCCGCCGCCGCTGACGACGACCGAGCTCGACGCGCTGCCGTTCTCGACCGACGTCTACGCGCGCGACCTCGACTACAAGAAGTACAACAGCCCGTACTGCCAGTACCCGTACGTGTCGCTGTATACCGGCCGCGGCTGCCCGGCGCGCTGCTCGTTCTGCCTGTGGCCGCAGGTCACCACCGGCCACAGCTACCGCACCCGCAGCGTCGAGAACGTGCTCGAGGAATGCTCGCACCTCCGGCGGCTCTTCCCCGAGATGAAGGAGCTGTTCTTCGACGACGACACCTTCACCGCCGACCCGAAGCGCGCCGTCGCGATCGCCGCGGGTCTCGGCAAGCTCGGCCTCACCTGGTCGACCAACTCGCGCGCCAACGTCGACCGCGAGACGCTGAAGGCGTTGAAGGACGGCGGGCTGCGCCTGTTCGTCGTCGGCTACGAGTCGGGCAACGAGCAGATCCTGAAGAACATCAGGAAGGGCGTCAGCGTCGAGCGCGCGCGCCGCTTCACGCAGGACTGCCACGACATCGGCATCCTCATCCACGGCACCTTCATCATGGGGCTGCCGGGCGAAACCAGGCAGACCATCGAGCAGACGATCCGCTTCGCGCAGGAGATGCAGCCCGAGACGCTGCAGGTGTCGCTCGCGTCGCCGTACCCGGGCACCGCGATGTACGACTGGGTGCGCGAGCACAAGTACCTCACCGTCGACAGCCTGGTCGACGAGACCGGCTACCAGAAGTGCACGGTGAGCTACCCCGAGGTCTCCGCCGACGAGATCTTCAAGGCCGTCGAGACCTTCTACCGCCGCTACTACTTCAGCCGCCGCTACATCTGGAAGTCGATCAAGAAGATGGCGAGCGATCCCGAAGAGGCGAAGCGCCTCCTCTCCGAGGGCAAGCAGTTCCTCGGCTCGATGTGGAAGCGCCGGCAGATCGCGGGAGGCGCACAGGCGACGGCCTGA
- a CDS encoding SDR family oxidoreductase → MAVATSPCIFITGAAAGIGRATAALFAQRGWRLGLFDRDASGLDRVATSLGDAVCCMRPLDITDRDDVIAAVAYFGGFTGGRMDVLFNCAGVLRCGPFAEQTAADDRLTIEVNLMGVLHGIRAALPLLEKTPGARIVTMSSSAAIHGVPEEAVYSASKFAVRALTEALSLELAKKGIAVCDVMPPIVRTGMVTEQAFTPAVNKNLSKWITAEDVAAVVWDAVHGKQVHWPIGRDVRSFWLATRLLPGLGRMLMRRFSTHPKHDRPGGPTR, encoded by the coding sequence ATGGCTGTCGCCACCTCGCCCTGCATCTTCATCACCGGGGCCGCCGCCGGCATCGGACGCGCGACCGCCGCGCTGTTCGCGCAGCGCGGCTGGCGTCTCGGGCTGTTCGACCGCGACGCCTCGGGGCTCGACCGCGTCGCGACGTCGCTCGGCGACGCGGTCTGCTGCATGCGCCCGCTCGACATCACCGATCGCGACGACGTGATCGCCGCCGTCGCCTACTTCGGCGGCTTCACCGGCGGGCGCATGGACGTCCTCTTCAACTGTGCCGGCGTGCTCCGCTGCGGGCCGTTCGCCGAGCAGACGGCGGCCGACGACCGCCTGACGATCGAGGTGAACCTGATGGGCGTGCTGCACGGCATCCGCGCCGCCCTGCCCCTGCTCGAGAAGACCCCGGGGGCGCGCATCGTGACCATGTCGTCGTCGGCGGCCATCCACGGCGTCCCCGAGGAGGCGGTGTACTCGGCGTCGAAGTTCGCGGTGCGCGCGCTGACCGAGGCGCTGTCGCTGGAGCTGGCGAAGAAGGGCATCGCCGTCTGCGACGTGATGCCGCCGATCGTGCGCACGGGCATGGTCACCGAGCAGGCGTTCACGCCCGCCGTGAACAAGAACCTCAGCAAGTGGATCACGGCGGAGGACGTCGCCGCGGTGGTGTGGGACGCCGTCCACGGCAAGCAGGTGCACTGGCCGATCGGCCGCGACGTGCGCTCCTTCTGGCTCGCGACGCGCCTCCTCCCGGGCCTCGGACGCATGCTGATGCGGCGCTTCTCGACCCACCCGAAGCACGATCGCCCGGGCGGTCCCACGCGCTAG
- a CDS encoding isocitrate lyase/phosphoenolpyruvate mutase family protein: MRGALLSLLGQPGVLLAAGAHDALSAKLAEEAGFDAIWASGFGISAVQAVPDANILTLTETLDAVRRICDAVTIPVVADCDNGYGNAINVMRTAAEFERAGAAGMCIEDNEFPKRCSFYAGVSRDLVAAGEHARKIEAACAARRRRDFVVIARTEALIVGLGIDEALARARAYARAGADAVLVHSKEKDFAELRRFADRWDLSVPLVAVPTTYPEVTPPELEAAGFKLAIFANQALRAAIPAMRDVLVAMREAGRPAGAGSRIVPLDEVYRLVGVPELKANERRFLWAGEEPPRAVILAAGFEPQMLPLIEDRPKTMLDVKGKTILERQVETLAELGLRDVTVVRGYKKEQVQAPGVRFVDNDRYAETGELASLFCAEAQLDRAFVLLYGDILFEEHILETLVRSDADVAVVVDRAFVDAQRAGLPLPPGPLDLVVTETAPNGRRFVAPEGGSRVLRIGPEVTPADAHGEFIGMALFSVAGAATLREVYAELRAQRAEGLERASVTHVLQAMIDRGQRVVAVEIHKGWMEVDSFEDYRRAWAEVAP; the protein is encoded by the coding sequence ATGCGAGGAGCTCTACTGTCGCTGCTCGGGCAACCCGGCGTGTTGCTCGCGGCCGGCGCGCACGACGCCCTCTCGGCGAAGCTCGCCGAGGAGGCCGGGTTCGACGCCATCTGGGCCAGCGGCTTCGGCATCTCGGCCGTGCAGGCCGTGCCCGACGCCAACATCCTCACGCTCACCGAGACGCTCGACGCGGTCCGCCGCATCTGCGACGCGGTGACGATCCCCGTCGTCGCCGACTGCGACAACGGCTACGGCAACGCCATCAACGTGATGCGCACCGCGGCCGAGTTCGAGCGGGCGGGCGCCGCGGGCATGTGCATCGAGGACAACGAGTTCCCGAAGCGCTGCTCCTTCTATGCCGGCGTCTCGCGCGACCTCGTCGCCGCCGGCGAGCATGCGAGGAAGATCGAAGCCGCCTGCGCCGCACGCCGGCGTCGCGACTTCGTCGTCATCGCGCGCACCGAGGCGCTCATCGTCGGCCTCGGCATCGACGAGGCCCTCGCGCGCGCGCGCGCCTACGCCCGCGCCGGCGCCGACGCGGTCCTCGTCCACTCGAAGGAGAAGGACTTCGCCGAGCTGCGCCGCTTCGCCGACCGCTGGGACCTCTCGGTGCCGCTGGTCGCCGTGCCGACGACGTATCCCGAGGTGACGCCGCCGGAGCTCGAGGCGGCAGGCTTCAAGCTCGCGATCTTCGCCAACCAGGCCCTGCGCGCCGCCATCCCGGCGATGCGCGACGTCCTCGTCGCCATGCGCGAGGCGGGGCGACCCGCGGGCGCGGGCAGCCGCATCGTGCCGCTCGACGAGGTCTATCGCCTGGTGGGCGTGCCGGAGCTGAAGGCGAACGAGCGCCGCTTCCTGTGGGCCGGCGAGGAGCCGCCGCGCGCCGTCATCCTCGCCGCCGGCTTCGAGCCGCAGATGCTGCCGCTGATCGAGGATCGCCCGAAGACGATGCTCGACGTGAAGGGCAAGACGATCCTCGAGCGCCAGGTCGAGACCCTCGCCGAGCTCGGGCTGCGCGACGTCACCGTGGTGCGCGGCTACAAGAAGGAGCAGGTGCAGGCGCCGGGTGTGCGCTTCGTCGACAACGACCGCTACGCCGAGACCGGCGAGCTGGCGTCGCTCTTCTGCGCCGAGGCGCAGCTCGACCGCGCCTTCGTGCTGCTCTACGGCGACATCCTCTTCGAGGAGCACATTCTCGAGACGCTGGTGCGCTCCGACGCCGACGTGGCCGTGGTCGTCGACCGCGCCTTCGTCGACGCGCAGCGCGCGGGGCTGCCGCTGCCGCCGGGGCCGCTCGACCTCGTGGTCACCGAGACGGCGCCGAACGGCCGCCGCTTCGTCGCGCCCGAGGGCGGCAGCCGCGTGCTGCGCATCGGCCCGGAGGTCACGCCGGCCGACGCGCACGGCGAGTTCATCGGCATGGCGCTGTTCTCCGTCGCCGGCGCGGCCACGCTGCGCGAGGTGTACGCGGAGCTGCGGGCGCAGCGTGCCGAGGGGCTCGAGCGCGCCAGCGTCACGCACGTCCTCCAGGCGATGATCGACCGCGGCCAGCGCGTCGTCGCCGTCGAGATCCACAAGGGCTGGATGGAGGTCGACAGCTTCGAGGACTACCGGCGCGCCTGGGCCGAGGTCGCGCCGTAA
- a CDS encoding sulfopyruvate decarboxylase subunit alpha, which produces MAVAPPGPFVDRLQQVGFDFFTGVPCSLVGPVIAELERRGVYHGETREDAALGVAAGAYLAGRLPVVVMQNSGLGVSLNALGSLQLSYETPVLLLVTWRGYEGKDAPEHLVMGEVMDRLLALFAIPFRTPEPATLDADVAWAAETARATCKPVALLVKPGLFVGGHA; this is translated from the coding sequence GTGGCCGTCGCCCCGCCAGGTCCCTTCGTCGACCGGCTGCAGCAGGTCGGCTTCGACTTCTTCACCGGCGTGCCGTGCTCGCTCGTCGGGCCGGTGATCGCGGAGCTGGAGCGTCGCGGCGTCTACCACGGCGAGACGCGCGAGGACGCCGCGCTCGGGGTGGCCGCCGGCGCCTACCTGGCCGGGAGGCTACCGGTCGTCGTCATGCAGAACTCGGGGCTGGGCGTGTCGCTGAACGCGCTCGGCTCGTTGCAGCTCTCCTACGAGACGCCGGTGCTGCTGCTCGTCACCTGGCGCGGCTACGAGGGCAAGGACGCGCCCGAGCACCTCGTCATGGGCGAGGTGATGGACCGGCTGCTGGCGCTCTTCGCCATCCCGTTCCGCACCCCCGAGCCGGCGACGCTCGACGCCGACGTCGCGTGGGCGGCCGAGACGGCGCGCGCGACGTGCAAGCCGGTGGCGCTGCTCGTGAAGCCGGGCCTCTTCGTCGGGGGGCACGCGTGA
- a CDS encoding sulfopyruvate decarboxylase subunit beta, with protein sequence MSAAARGTDGSCARAASARGPCSRASPHRGSRRRGGRPQWSRRFPAPRRRPTRRPCPCPPCRHAHGRRTIPGSGSMTVQEALAILVPHTSDAIRVCSNGYMSRAAFGAGDTDGSFYMIGSMGLASSIGLGIALAQPDRRVVILDGDGNVLMNMGTLATIAARAPKRLLHVCVDNGRHASTGGQPTISDVVDLAAVARAAGYRRVEQPATPDALRALAPELASAEGPVFLHVRVEPGEGGPPGPRIPHTPTEMTARMRRALGVG encoded by the coding sequence ATGTCAGCGGCAGCCCGCGGAACGGACGGATCGTGCGCTCGAGCGGCTTCGGCACGAGGCCCATGTTCTCGAGCGTCACCGCACCGAGGATCGCGTCGTCGTGGCGGGCGACCGCAGTGGAGTCGTCGCTTCCCGGCACCGCGCCGCCGACCGACGCGTAGACCATGCCCATGCCCGCCCTGCCGCCACGCACATGGGCGCCGGACAATCCCCGGGAGCGGAAGCATGACGGTGCAGGAGGCGCTCGCGATCCTCGTGCCGCACACGAGCGACGCGATCCGCGTCTGCTCGAACGGCTACATGTCGCGCGCCGCGTTCGGCGCCGGCGACACCGACGGCTCGTTCTACATGATCGGCTCGATGGGGCTGGCGTCGTCGATCGGCCTCGGCATCGCGCTGGCGCAGCCGGACCGGCGCGTGGTGATCCTCGACGGCGACGGCAACGTGCTCATGAACATGGGCACGCTCGCGACCATCGCCGCGCGGGCGCCGAAGCGCCTGCTGCACGTGTGCGTCGACAACGGGCGGCACGCCTCGACGGGCGGCCAGCCGACGATCAGCGACGTCGTCGACCTCGCCGCCGTCGCACGCGCTGCGGGCTACCGCCGCGTCGAGCAGCCGGCGACGCCCGACGCGCTGCGTGCGCTGGCGCCGGAGCTGGCGTCGGCCGAAGGGCCGGTGTTCCTGCACGTGCGCGTCGAGCCCGGCGAGGGCGGCCCGCCCGGGCCGCGCATCCCGCACACGCCGACCGAGATGACGGCGCGCATGCGCCGCGCCCTCGGCGTCGGCTGA